A region of the bacterium genome:
CACGCCGTCAAACCTCGGCGAAAAGTCCGGACGGTGCATAAATGGTATCCCGCCCATTGCCTGTGGTCCAAGACCAAGGCGCTCATGCCGAAATGCACGTCCCTGCATCCGCGCCATCTCTTTGTGGCGCATGGCTTTCTGCTGATACTTCAATGCCAAATTTCTGTGTTTCATTGATTTGCGTAGGTACTTCCGTTCCTGCTTGCTTAGTTCCCTCGGTGCAGGCACGCCTTCCGGCGGTCCCGGTTGGGCGAACAACGGTGCTGCAGCCAGCAGACTGGCAATCGCAATGATGACAAGTATTCGGGGTCTCATGGTCCCTCTCCGGTTTTATCGGGTTTCTGTAGGTTGGACAACCGCAAGCCGCCCGAGGTTTAAGCCCCTTTTGCCCTTCAGGATAACCGGTCCATCTCAGGGCACATGGACGAAGCGATGGATCAATTCCGTCGAACCTATGTAGCCATGAGTCTCGCCGCGCACAATGGCAATGTCACCAAGACGGCCCGCGCCCTCGGTGTGTCGCGCCGCACCATCCATCTCTGCATGAGCAAGTACGGCATTGATGTCAACGGCATTCGGCTGGGTGCCCCCTGGGCGCTCGAAACACTCACCAAAGAGCTGGACATGAAGCAGTAGAGCGAAGAACTTCAATTCCTGCTAATGACCTGAAAGGTCGGAGACTGGGGGAAGGGAAATGCGCTGTCACTCTGTGATGGCCCGTTTTCATCTTGCCTCACACCTGCTAACTCAAACTTGCCCAAATGTTTACAACATTTTTACGAAAACCACTTGACTTTCACAAAATATTGTATTATATTAGCACCAGTCAACCAAGAATCAGTTCGGAGGAATTGGGCAGACTGTCCAATTTTTACCCCGCATCGCCTTCCCACTTTATCATTCTGAACGAAGTGAAGAATCTGCTCAAGTGGGTCCTTCAAAACGCAAACCCCATCAACAAGTGTAAGTCGTCATCCTGAAGCCGCCACGGCTGAAGGATCCCTCCGCTTCCCTTGCAAAACACCCGCAAAAAAAATGCGGCGACCCGTTGCCGAGCCGCCGCGTCAAATCCTGCTTCGCTATTCTACTAATCCAATCGGTTCAGAAAATCCTTGAGCACCGGAATCAAGACATGATCGCGCGCGGACTGTATCGGATGATTCGTGTCCGCAAATACGGCCAACTGTCCCTTCGGCAAAGCTTCCGCCAGATCTGCGGCTTCCGCAACCGGCACCAGTTCATCGCGATCTCCGACCGTCACCAGCACCGGAATCTTGAAGTCTTCAAGCTCAAGTTCCGTCAGTCCGGTGTCAGGCAGATTCGTCACCATCTTCGACAGCCACGGCATCAGCTCATCCAACCCCTCGCCGTGAATCGCGCGCAGCTTCTCCAAACGCTCGGGTTTATTCTCTTCCAGCCACTCAATGTCAAGCTCTGCGGCCATGTTCTCTGCTTCTTCGCCGGACCAATAGAACTTCGTCCCGTGCATCCAGATTGCCACCACGCGATTCGCGTTCTTCAACGCATAATGCAGCGCCGCATAGCCTCCCATCGAATACCCGAAAATAAGAGCAGGCTCGGTCTTCAAATGCTTAAAGAGCGCGTCAAGTTCTTCAACCAGTACGCGGAACGTGAACGATTTCGTCAAGTCGGATTGCGCGTGACCTGGCCAGTCAACGGTTAAAACCGAATGGCCCATATCGACGAATGTCTTGACGTGCGGACCCCATTCGGACTCTGACGTGCCGAGCATGGAGGGCAGCAGCACGATGGGCGGGCCGTTGCCGATGGAAGTGTGTTTTAACATGGAAGGTTCTTATGTGAAATTAAAAAAGCCCGTGAACGGATTACAATCCTTCGCTGATCTGATCCAACAACTCCAGCTCTTCAAGCGAGAGTCTCTTGCCCGCCGCACCAAGTGAATCCATCAACTGCTCGACCGACGTCGCACCGACAATCGGACTGGTGACGAACTCTTTGGAAAGCATCCACACCAACGCCGTCTGCGTCATGGATTCTCCGCGTTGCGTTGCCACCTGTGCCAGCGCTTCCAGCGTGCGAATCACCTGCGGAGTCAGCTTCTCCTGCGCCCGCCCGTTGACCGTGTGCCGCGCGCCGTCCGGTCCCACTTCATTCGGCCGATACTTGCCCGTCAGCAGTCCGCCTTCCAGCGGCGAATAGGGAATCACACCGACTTCCGCGTCTTGACAATACGCGGCGAGTTCTCTCTCGACGTCGCGTCTGCATATCAAATTGTATTTCGGTTGAGTCGAAACAAACTGCGGAAGTCCGTGCATCGCCGCGTATCCGTTGGCCTTCGCATGCAGCCACGCCGGAAAATTCGAAACTCCGAGATAACGCACCTTGCCCTGCTTCACTAATTCGCCCAGCGCTTCGACTGTCTCTTCGACCGGCGTGTCTTCGTCGGGATAGTGACACTGATAGAGATCGATGTGATCCGTTTTGAGCCGCCGCAGCGAGTCTTCGCAGGCTTTGATGATGTGCATGCGCGACAACCCTTCGCCCGAAGGCCCGTCCCACATCCGCCCGCGCACCTTGGTGGCAATCACCACGTCGTAGCGCGACTTCGTCTTCAGCCACTTGCCGATATACTCTTCAGACACTCCGCCCGGGTTTCCTTCCACCCACCGCGAATAAACATCCGCCGTATCAATCAGAGTAATGCCGTTGTCGAATGCAACGTCGAGAATACGATGCGATTCGTTCTCGTCGTTGCGCCAGCCCATCGTCATCGTGCCGAGCGCAAGTTCGGAAACATGCAGCCCGGATTTGCCTAAGCGACGCGTCTCCATGGACTACTTCTTTCTCGGATCGTTGTAGACGTTCCCCTTGCGAGGAGGATCGGTCGCAGGCCGCACTTCCGGCATCGGACTGTCTTTGAACTGTGGCGCGAGCTCTTCGTTGATCCTCGCCCACTCGGGCGCCAGATCCGGATCATCGACGATCGCTTCCACCGGACATTCCGGCACGCACGCGCCGCAGTCAATGCAAAGTTCGGGATCAATCACGGCAAACACTTCGCCGTTATACTCCGCCGGATAGATACAATACACCGGACAGACCTGCATGCAGGAGGCGTAGCGTTCGCCGATACACTTTTCGGTAATGACGAAAGTCACGAGGCAATCTCCATCGTGCACGCAGCGGGCAAACGACCCGCCGAACGCACAAAGTTCGCGCCGCCACAGCCCGTCGGAGCCTGGTAGCGACAACCTAAGCTATTGATTATTAAAGAAAAGCGGCCAGTTTCCTGTCCGCTTTGCGGTGGCCCATTGGCCGCGTAAAATATGGGTAATTTGGAGTTAAGATGCAAGGCGGAGGAGAGGCATCCTACTTAATCAGCACGATTTTTTGAGTTTGTGTGACGGATCGGCGGATGACGTCGGAGACGCGAACAAAATACAGACCGCTGGCAAGTTCATTGGCGTTGAGAAGTATTGTCTCCCTGCCGTAGACGGGTCCGCGATGAAGCTCACGCACGCGCTGACCGAGGATGTTGGTTAACTCGATTGACGCGATGAAAGGTTGCGGGACAGAAAGTTCAATCCGCGCGGTCGAGTTGAACGGATTTGGAAAGACGGAGAGTGAAAACTCCATCGGCAATTCAGCCCGTTCGTCAGCACTCTCAATCACAAAACTGGTATCCGGATACCACGGCTCAAAGAGCACAGAATCGGACACTTCGTCGCCAAGTCCGCTTGGATTAAGCGTCGGG
Encoded here:
- a CDS encoding alpha/beta hydrolase — protein: MLKHTSIGNGPPIVLLPSMLGTSESEWGPHVKTFVDMGHSVLTVDWPGHAQSDLTKSFTFRVLVEELDALFKHLKTEPALIFGYSMGGYAALHYALKNANRVVAIWMHGTKFYWSGEEAENMAAELDIEWLEENKPERLEKLRAIHGEGLDELMPWLSKMVTNLPDTGLTELELEDFKIPVLVTVGDRDELVPVAEAADLAEALPKGQLAVFADTNHPIQSARDHVLIPVLKDFLNRLD
- a CDS encoding aldo/keto reductase, whose amino-acid sequence is METRRLGKSGLHVSELALGTMTMGWRNDENESHRILDVAFDNGITLIDTADVYSRWVEGNPGGVSEEYIGKWLKTKSRYDVVIATKVRGRMWDGPSGEGLSRMHIIKACEDSLRRLKTDHIDLYQCHYPDEDTPVEETVEALGELVKQGKVRYLGVSNFPAWLHAKANGYAAMHGLPQFVSTQPKYNLICRRDVERELAAYCQDAEVGVIPYSPLEGGLLTGKYRPNEVGPDGARHTVNGRAQEKLTPQVIRTLEALAQVATQRGESMTQTALVWMLSKEFVTSPIVGATSVEQLMDSLGAAGKRLSLEELELLDQISEGL
- a CDS encoding ferredoxin family protein, translating into MTFVITEKCIGERYASCMQVCPVYCIYPAEYNGEVFAVIDPELCIDCGACVPECPVEAIVDDPDLAPEWARINEELAPQFKDSPMPEVRPATDPPRKGNVYNDPRKK